A region from the Triticum urartu cultivar G1812 chromosome 1, Tu2.1, whole genome shotgun sequence genome encodes:
- the LOC125543386 gene encoding disease resistance protein PIK6-NP-like produces the protein MGSLIPKLGELLVDEYNLHKRVRKDVEFLQKELASMHAALIKVGEVPRDQLDRQVKVWADEVRELSYNMEDVVDKFLVRVEGIQQPHDNTGRFKELKSKMLGLFKIGKNHHRIADAIKEIKVQLQEVAARRDRNKLDGVASNPTEAVAIDPRLRALYAEATELVGIYGKRDQDLMRLLSLETDDDASNKRLKKVSIVGFGGLGKTTLARAVYHKIKGDFDCWAFVPVGRNPDIKKVFRDVLIDLGKSHSDLVILDANQLIKKLHEFLENKRYLVIIDDVWDEKLWSYINLAFSNSNNLGSRLITTTRNFDVSKSCWSSADDSIYHMKPLSTDDSSRLFYKRVFADENGCPNEFEQVSKDILKKCGGVPLAIITIASALASGQEVKPKTEWDILLQSLASGLTEDNSLEEMRRILSFSYYDLPYHLRTCLLYLCIYPEDSEIDRDRLIWKWVAEGFVHHGNQGTSLFLLGLNYFNQLINRSMIQPIYDHLGQVHACRVHDIVLDLICYLSHEAKFVNLLDGTGNSMSSQSNVRRLSLQNRNEDHQEKPLIDILSTSRVRSMTIFPPAVIIMPSLSKFEVLCVLDLSKCNIGESSILQLNLKDVGHLIHLRYLGLADTNITEVPAEIGNLRFLEVLDLGDNYQLDELPSTICNLRRLIYLNVSPSKVVPTPGVLQNLASIEVLRGILVPLNIIAQELGNLARLRELEICYKDGSMDFYEGFVKSLCNLHHIESLCIDSNPRETSLELMDLLGERWVPPVHLRKFVSYMPTQLSALRGWIKRDLSHLSNLSELILVLVKEVQQEDMEIIGGLLSLRRLWIESTHQTQRVLVIGADGFRCMVSFALDCGSMAQIVFEPGALLRAESVVFTLGVQVAKEDGNSCFDLGLQGNLLSLWRRVTVFFYCGGAKVGEARAAQAAVRHALTTHPNHPEIIFFANPRIAEGANDDDLCEDEMDDKSLYQCLVEN, from the exons ATGGGTAGCCTGATCCCCAAGCTGGGCGAGCTGCTCGTGGATGAATACAACCTGCACAAGCGCGTCAGGAAAGATGTTGAGTTCCTCCAAAAGGAGCTTGCGAGCATGCACGCTGCGCTTATCAAGGTTGGCGAGGTGCCAAGGGACCAGCTCGACAGGCAAGTCAAGGTCTGGGCCGACGAGGTCAGAGAGCTCTCCTACAACATGGAGGATGTCGTCGACAAGTTCCTCGTACGCGTCGAAGGTATTCAGCAGCCTCACGATAACACTGGCAGATTCAAGGAGCTCAAGAGCAAGATGTTAGGCTTGTTCAAGATAGGCAAGAATCACCATCGGATAGCTGACGCCATCAAGGAAATCAAGGTGCAACTCCAGGAGGTGGCAGCTAGGCGTGACAGGAACAAGCTCGATGGTGTTGCTTCTAATCCTACGGAAGCAGTTGCAATTGATCCTCGTCTCCGTGCTCTGTACGCAGAAGCGACAGAGCTTGTTGGCATCTATGGAAAGAGGGATCAGGATCTCATGAGGCTGCTCTCCTTGGAGACCGACGACGATGCATCTAACAAAAGACTGAAAAAGGTCTCTATCGTTGGATTTGGTGGGTTGGGCAAGACCACTCTTGCCAGAGCAGTATACCACAAGATTAAAGGTGATTTTGATTGTTGGGCATTTGTCCCCGTAGGTCGAAACCCTGACATCAAGAAGGTTTTTAGAGATGTCCTCATTGATCTCGGCAAATCTCACTCAGATCTTGTGATACTGGATGCAAATCAGCTTATTAAAAAGCTTCATGAATTCCTAGAGAACAAGAG GTACCTCGTCATAATTGATGATGTATGGGATGAAAAATTGtggagctacatcaaccttgctttCTCTAACAGTAACAATCTAGGCAGTCGGCTAATCACCACAACCCGCAATTTCGATGTCTCCAAATCATGTTGGTCTTCGGCTGATGATTCAATTTATCATATGAAACCTCTTTCGACAGATGACTCCAGCAGGCTCTTCTATAAAAGAGTATTTGCCGATGAGAATGGATGTCCAAATGAATTTGAACAAGTGTCTAAAGATATTTTGAAGAAATGTGGTGGCGTACCACTAGCCATCATTACAATAGCTAGTGCTTTGGCTAGTGGCCAGGAGGTGAAACCAAAGACTGAATGGGATATTCTGCTCCAATCTCTTGCCTCTGGACTAACAGAAGATAACAGTTTAGAGGAGATGCGGAGAATACTATCTTTTAGCTATTACGATCTACCTTATCATCTGAGAACCTGTCTATTGTACCTATGTATATATCCAGAAGATAGCGAGATTGATAGAGATAGACTGATATGGAAGTGGGTGGCCGAAGGATTTGTCCACCATGGAAATCAAGGGACTAGCCTGTTTTTGCTCGGATTAAATTACTTCAACCAGCTCATTAATAGAAGTATGATCCAGCCAATATATGATCATCTAGGCCAGGTACATGCTTGCCGTGTACATGATATTGTTCTGGACCTTATCTGCTACTTGTCACATGAAGCCAAGTTTGTTAATCTATTGGATGGCACCGGGAATAGCATGTCTTCACAAAGTAATGTTCGTCGTTTGTCCCTTCAGAATAGAAATGAAGATCATCAAGAGAAGCCTCTCATAGATATCCTGAGTACATCTCGAGTGAGATCCATGACTATCTTTCCACCTGCTGTCATTATCATGCCGTCTCTTTCAAAATTTGAAGTTTTATGTGTACTTGATTTGTCTAAATGTAATATTGGGGAAAGTAGCATCCTGCAGCTTAACCTAAAGGACGTTGGACATTTAATTCACCTAAGGTACCTAGGTTTAGCAGATACCAATATTACGGAAGTCCCGGCTGAGATAGGAAACCTGCGGTTTTTGGAGGTGTTAGATCTTGGAGACAATTATCAGCTAGATGAATTGCCGTCCACCATTTGTAATCTGAGAAGATTAATCTACCTAAATGTTTCACCCAGTAAGGTGGTTCCAACTCCTGGTGTGTTGCAGAATCTGGCTTCCATTGAAGTTTTGAGGGGGATCTTGGTCCCTCTGAACATTATTGCGCAAGAGCTTGGCAACCTGGCAAGGCTGAGGGAGCTTGAGATTTGCTACAAGGATGGTAGTATGGATTTTTATGAAGGTTTTGTGAAGTCTCTATGCAATCTACATCACATCGAAAGCCTATGTATTGATTCCAATCCCAGAGAAACATCTTTGGAACTGATGGATCTCTTGGGAGAACGCTGGGTGCCTCCTGTACATCTCCGCAAATTTGTGTCATACATGCCCACGCAACTCTCTGCACTGCGAGGGTGGATAAAGAGAGACCTCTCGCATCTCTCGAACCTCTCTGAGTTAATACTCGTTCTAGTGAAGGAAGTGCAACAGGAGGACATGGAAATCATTGGGGGGTTGTTGTCCCTTCGCCGTCTCTGGATAGAGAGCACCCACCAAACACAACGGGTGCTAGTCATCGGTGCAGATGGGTTCCGCTGTATGGTATCCTTTGCTTTGGATTGTGGATCAATGGCGCAAATAGTGTTTGAACCAGGAGCTTTGCTGAGGGCGGAATCAGTTGTGTTCACTCTCGGCGTTCAGGTGGCAAAAGAGGATGGTAACTCTTGTTTCGACTTGGGCCTGCAGGGGAACCTGCTCTCCCTATGGCGGAGGGTCACGGTTTTTTtttattgtggtggagcgaaggTTGGGGAGGCCAGGGCAGCCCAGGCTGCGGTGAGGCACGCGCTCACCACCCATCCGAACCATCCGGAGATTATATTTTTTGCAAATCCGCGTATAGCAGAAG GAGCTAATGATGACGATTTGTGTGAGGACGAGATGGATGATAAAAGTTTGTATCAGTGCCTGGTGGAGAATTGA